From Pseudochaenichthys georgianus chromosome 15, fPseGeo1.2, whole genome shotgun sequence:
TTATGAGGACTATAAATGTCATGTGATCTCCTGTATATATCTAAAAGTCATACCTACAATTTCCCTAACAATGGTCAGGTCAAATGAAGAGTTTTAAATACACAGACTTGTTGTATATACACTATACTGTGAGCTTTATACAAATGGCTGAGAGTTTTCTTATGATTTTACTCCCAGTGTCCCATACACGTTGTAATATCGTCTGTTAATATTAGACACTTAACCGTCTCTAATGAATGATGACATTGAGGATTCACTGTGAGGCAAAGCCAGTTTAAAAGTGTGAATACAGCTGTTGCAGAACTTCTCTAACGGAGTGACTGCTTTAAAGCCTTCCCTGTAACAGATGACGGCTGTCTGTGCCTTTTAGGAGAACCCGTTGGCTGTCAGCAGACCTGAAGAACAGCTCACTGACAGGACCTCCTGCAGCAGAGTGAAGGAGGAGCTCAGCCTAGACAGCTTCAGCCTCTCTTACAGGGACATGTCCCCTCCTTCACCCTGGAGGAGAGACCTTGCCTCACCCATGGTTGTTTCAGATCTCAGGGACCGGCTGTCCACTCTCCCTGGCAGCAGATCCGCTCAGCAGAGCCTCTCCAGCTCCAACATGAAAGTCCAGAGACTGAACAAACCAGTGCGCCTGCAGCTGACCTCTGCCGTCCTGCATCCGACATACAGCCCTCGCTCAGGGGACTCCAGGAGGAGTCGTCGGGGGGTGGGCAAACTGTGCCCTTCTGGAGGACATCCTGTGACTCCCTTTCAGGCCGAGTACTGGGCCTGTGCCATCCCCCCAGCTCTGCCTCTATCTCCGGACAGACGGACCGCGAGCTGGGATCCTAACAGGGAGTACCAAGCGCTGTTGGACTACAGCTACCCTCTGAGAGCGGGACAGCCGCTCTGTGCGTGGGCCAGCCCTGAGCACCAGGAACACACTCTCAACCCGCAGGACTCAGGGATAGAGCAGGACCTCCTATGTAGCTCTGCCAGTCTGTCTCTCAGTGGGGGGCACAGGTCTCCTAGCCTACGGGGGCTCAAAGCCTCTGGTACCTCGCTCTCCCTTGCAGACTTGTACTGCAGTCCTCATCAGCAATGCGCACTGTCCAGGTGTGCATTTGAGGAGCTGGACGAGGTCTTCTGTCCTCTTCCAGAGCAGCTGGAGGGGCTGCAGCTGCTGCCCAGACAGGTGGGCACACTCTGAGACCACTGACCTACATCTGGTTCAAACGGCTGCTTCCTCATATTCAAGATTCtagattcaaaggctttattatCATAcgcacagtagctacagtgtagttatggcaaTGCAAATCTGAAGTCCAGGCTCCACTAACAATGGAACATTATATATACAGATGAGTAAATAATTATTTGATCCTTTGCAGATTTGGTAAGTTTGCCCacttacaaataaatgaatggTCTATAATTGTAATGGTAGGTTTATTTGACTAATGAGAGAAAGaatattaaaaagaaaatcgATAAATTGACATTGACAAGATTTGCATTTAACCATGggaaatacatatttgaccCCCTTGTAAACATGTGTTAGTACTTGGTGGAGAAACCCTTGTTGGACACACAGAGGTCAGACGCTTCTTGTAGTTGGTCACCAGGTTTATGCACATCTCAGGAaggatgttggtccactcctctctgaAGATCCTCTCCAAATCCAGAAGGTTTTGAGGCTGATGCTTGGCATCTGGAAGCTGCAGCTGCCTCCACAGATTTTCTATGGGATTAaggtctggagactggctaggccactccatcACCTGAATGTGCTTCTTCTTTAGCCACTCCTGTGTTGCCTTGGCCGTATGTCCAGGGTCATTGTCCTGCTGGAAGACCCCTCCATGACCCATTTTCAGTGTCCTGGCTGAGGGGAAGGAGGCTATCTGCCAAGATTTCAAGGTATACAGCCCCGCACATCCTCTCCTCGATGCAGGAAGTCCTCCTGTCCCCTTAGCAGGGAAACACCCTCAAAGCGTAATGTTTCCAACTCCATGCTTGACGTTGGGGATGGTGTTCAGCATTTTTCTTCCTCCAAACACGGCCTGTCGAGTTAATTCCAAAGGTCTCATCTGACCACATCACCTCCTCCCAAGCCTTCTCTGAATCATTCAGATGTTCATtgtcaaacttcagacgggcctttcATGTTCTtctggagagggggggggggggtgccttCAGGCGCTGCAGGATTTGATCCATTATAGTGTAGTGTGTCACCAATAGTTTTCTTGGTAACAAGTTCCTCCTGTGTAGTTCTTGGCTGATACCTCACCTTTCTCATGATCGTAAATACCCCACGGGGGGGGTGATCCTGTGTGGAGCCCCAGACCAAGGGCGATTGATTGTTGATTGATGCTCATTTTGTGTTTCTTCTATTTCCGAATAATCACACTAACAGCTGTCTCCTTCTCACCAAGCTGCTTTCCGATGGTCTTGTAGCCAATTCCAGCCTTGTGCACAACAAGTTGATATTAGGAGTACTTTTTTAAAGGAAGAGGAGTTATGCTACCGGTCTGTGGGAGCCAGAATTCTTGTTTGTTGCAAGGGGATCAAATATTTATTTCCCACAGTTAAATGCAAATCAatttttatcttttatataatgtcaatttgtggattttctttttgatatgcttactctcactgttaaaataaacctaCCATTAAAATGATAGATCGTTAATTTCTATGTAAGTGGGCaaacttaaaaaaaatgcaagggatcaaatacttatttcctccactgtatATAAGACATAAACAATTGAACAAAAGAAATAGTGCGAAAAGAAGAAACAGAATAGATATACAATTGTGACCAATGTGCAAGTTATGCAGAACTAATGAACTATATTAATGGAATGGAATAAGTTGAGCTAAaaccaacattttaaataaatatagtaagaatataaatatgtaacaACAGTCCTATATTGCAACAGCAAATAATACTGTGATCATGGAGGGTAAATCTTTGTTAAGGCCTCTGAACATGGCCGAAGTCAAATGCTCCTTTCATATCCTTATTCAGAGACTGCAGGATGTTTTTAAATGGTGTTTCTGGCCAACTAATATGCAGGCTATATATCCAGTAGAATAAAGATAACATTGGCCAACATTGAGTTTTAAATACACCTGAAAAAAACAATTGAACCGCTTGAaactcatcacatacagagctaaTACGGCTACATATCTTTTGATCAGATACCAAATTTTGACTATTTTACAGATTCATTGTTGATACATCTGATCTAATCAGTTACAGCTCTTTCAAATGAAGTGGTGTTTTCCAGCTTTAATCTGCAGTTATCAGCTAAAGATGAAATGTTTTGCTGGTGTGTGAAGGTGAGGGAGGTCACAGCCAGCTGGGAGTCTGTGCAGTGGGGGGGCTCCAACCTCTCCCCCGTCCCCCTGCCTGAGACACAGGAAGCGCTGCAGGACAcaccagaagaagaagaggagaagagagccTCAGGTAGTCTGCTGTCTATCTGtccgcctgtctgtctgtctcggtAGTTCAGATCAAAATAAAGTTTTAGTTGAAAATAGCCGTTTTCTGAGTcattaagccccccccccccctgcccacacacacaaacacacacacacacacacacacacacacacacacacaacatctaTGACCACTAGTATGATCCCATGCAAGATTGAATCCAGTTTGTCTCTAAGATTGTTGTCTCTATCCCAAAATCCTGTCCATCAACAGCTGACCACAGGGACTCTGCAACAGTGAGGAGCCCTTCTGGAGCCTGGGTAGAGCCTGCAGGGGGGGGTGGGGGAGCCTGTCCATCCAGTATCAGGGTGCTGCTTGGCAGCCAGGAGAAGCAGGAGCAGCACAGTGACTCCCTGATGCAGCACATCCAGGTAGAGACACTGGCTGTGTAAGAGTGCCACTGCAGTATTCCTGAAAACATTGCCTTGGTGTTTGGATTCAGTGTTTTGAGTGGCTTCGAAATCAAATTGTGTTTATCCATTTTTTATGTTTCAGGTCTTCTGCTCGCAGCTGGAGCGGCTCATTCGGCAGCTGCATGCAGTGTCAGAGCAGATGGAGCTGCAGACTGTGCCCACTGTGGATATTGCCGGTGTcaagtcctctcttgctgagtACCAGGTGAGCCTGCTCCACAA
This genomic window contains:
- the cep68 gene encoding centrosomal protein of 68 kDa; translation: MEANGCSQRWGVLLPEYEQSRRGSSPSSPHTRVTVAADRQYVRRTPLFSAHQHASILKKHTDKENPLAVSRPEEQLTDRTSCSRVKEELSLDSFSLSYRDMSPPSPWRRDLASPMVVSDLRDRLSTLPGSRSAQQSLSSSNMKVQRLNKPVRLQLTSAVLHPTYSPRSGDSRRSRRGVGKLCPSGGHPVTPFQAEYWACAIPPALPLSPDRRTASWDPNREYQALLDYSYPLRAGQPLCAWASPEHQEHTLNPQDSGIEQDLLCSSASLSLSGGHRSPSLRGLKASGTSLSLADLYCSPHQQCALSRCAFEELDEVFCPLPEQLEGLQLLPRQVREVTASWESVQWGGSNLSPVPLPETQEALQDTPEEEEEKRASADHRDSATVRSPSGAWVEPAGGGGGACPSSIRVLLGSQEKQEQHSDSLMQHIQVFCSQLERLIRQLHAVSEQMELQTVPTVDIAGVKSSLAEYQRAVRVQQPLTSVTSSVLFSGQLLLRCIDHMSPFLRDTLQLIKSHCGALESRTQHLLCSIQSAMESLSHQNQQNHQNTQTKVEEAASSLS